In a single window of the Aquarana catesbeiana isolate 2022-GZ linkage group LG13, ASM4218655v1, whole genome shotgun sequence genome:
- the LOC141116557 gene encoding olfactory receptor 5V1-like — translation MCEKNQTDVAEFLLLGFQSFSHLKVLVFILVLLVYIMILIGNLLVVILVTTRHQLQVPMFYFLKHLALVDLMFTTNIVPNMLYIILMQGGKITITGCFIQYYIHCIAIYTQSVILSVMSFDRYMAICQPLRYSSVMNPKLCHYLAFWSWAAGFFLIPSEFLLIFQLQFCDSNVIDHFFCDFAPFLKLSSSDTNIIRWQDFTISVFLIFLPFLFVILSYICIFITIMNISTSAGRKKAFSICSSHLATVSTHYGALVTIYIFTARGNSLHENKWRSLLYTVITPFINPILYSLRSQEFRKVLKQLTHRHRGK, via the coding sequence ATGTGTGAGAAGAATCAAACGGACGTGGCTGAATTTCTACTGCTAGGATTTCAAAGCTTTTCCCACCTGAAAGTACTGGTTTTCATACTGGTCCTCCTTGTGTACATAATGATATTGATAGGAAATCTTCTAGTTGTCATACTGGTGACAACACGTCATCAACTCCAAGTTCCTATGTTTTACTTCCTCAAGCATTTGGCACTAGTGGACCTCATGTTCACCACCAACATTGTACCCAACATGCTATATATTATATTGATGCAGGGGGGAAAGATTACTATAACGGGGTGCTTTATACAATACTATATTCACTGTATTGCAATTTACACACAATCTGTAATACTTTCTGTAATGTCTTTTGACCGCTATATGGCTATTTGCCAACCTTTGCGTTATTCTTCTGTCATGAACCCTAAGCTGTGTCACTATTTGGCTTTCTGGTCCTGGGCAGCTGGTTTTTTTCTTATTCCAAGTGAATTTCTCTTAATCTTCCAATTACAGTTTTGCGACTCAAATGTCATTGATCATTTCTTTTGTGATTTTGCCCCTTTTCTCAAGCTCTCTTCATCAGACACCAATATAATACGATGGCAAGATTTCACAATCTCTGTCTTTCTTATATTTCTTCCATTTCTATTTGTTATTTTATCTTATATCTGTATTTTTATTACAATAATGAATATTTCTACCTCTGCTGGACGGAAAAAGGCATTCTCCATTTGTAGTTCCCACCTGGCAACTGTCAGCACACATTATGGAGCTTTagttacaatatatatttttacagcAAGAGGTAATTCACTACATGAAAACAAATGGCGGTCGCTATTGTATACAGTGATAACCCCATTTATTAATCCCATTTTATATAGCCTCAGGAGCCAAGAGTTTAGAAAAGTTCTAAAACAACTGACACATAGGCATAGAGGGAAATAA